A window of Bactrocera dorsalis isolate Fly_Bdor chromosome 4, ASM2337382v1, whole genome shotgun sequence genomic DNA:
AGAACTACCAGATTCAGAGTCCGAGTCAGAGTCCGTGTCGCTGTCGCTGTCTGATTCCGACTCGTCCGAACTATCTGTTGCGCTATCATTCTCACTGTCAGATCCAGAGCAGTCCCCGCAATCGCAACTGCTTTCGCTATCAGATTCAGAATCTTCAGTGCCTGATGATTCAGTGCTTTCTGTATCTTCGTCCTCCTCATCGTATTGCTGCAGCTTCTGCACCAAATAAGCTTCCAACTCacgttttttgtgttgttgtgccTTGGTTAGTTTTTTGTTGCCGCCCAGCAGCTCTTGCACTAAGGAATCGAC
This region includes:
- the LOC105232243 gene encoding clumping factor A-like; the encoded protein is MPVPKLAKSKKHVTTAKEIKEEQVDSLVQELLGGNKKLTKAQQHKKRELEAYLVQKLQQYDEEDEDTESTESSGTEDSESDSESSCDCGDCSGSDSENDSATDSSDESESDSDSDTDSDSDSESGSSDDDTGSSSDDSCSDSDSECNCSKRSDQFTDEYTINSYSDESDYS